The proteins below come from a single Limnohabitans sp. 2KL-27 genomic window:
- a CDS encoding tripartite tricarboxylate transporter substrate binding protein, with protein MNRRQLVQAALTTLPLGLVQAQTTFPSKPMRIVVPFGAGGVADLTARAVAQKLSTNVGQPVVIDNRPGAGGIVAAELVAKADPDGHTLLLMSNGTAVSAGLFKSLPFNPRTDFAPISLLGLFDIAIVVPEASPHQTLADLIGFGRSNPGKLNIGTINIGSTQHLAAELLRTQANLIAPIIPYNGTPAVIHALRGGQIDAAVEILGPLKPQINAKAVRLLGVMGAKRPPDLPLVPVVRELPGLSSFNVSSWNALAAPGKTPQPIVQRLHTEVAKILTEPEMVQRLASFNVQAQSSTPTQLAQLLDADIQRWREVILKAGIPQQ; from the coding sequence ATGAACCGCCGCCAACTGGTCCAAGCCGCCTTGACCACGCTCCCGCTGGGCCTCGTTCAAGCCCAAACCACTTTCCCGTCAAAACCCATGCGCATCGTGGTGCCCTTTGGCGCGGGCGGGGTGGCCGATCTGACGGCGCGCGCTGTGGCGCAAAAGCTCTCGACGAACGTGGGACAGCCGGTGGTCATCGACAACCGCCCCGGGGCAGGGGGCATTGTGGCCGCCGAGTTGGTGGCCAAGGCCGATCCCGATGGCCACACTTTGCTGCTGATGTCCAACGGCACCGCCGTGAGCGCTGGTTTGTTCAAGTCACTGCCGTTTAACCCACGCACCGACTTTGCACCGATTTCGTTGCTGGGCCTGTTTGACATCGCCATCGTGGTGCCCGAAGCATCGCCGCACCAAACCCTGGCTGATCTGATCGGCTTTGGCCGCAGCAACCCGGGCAAGCTGAACATCGGCACCATCAACATCGGCAGCACGCAGCACCTGGCGGCCGAGTTGCTGCGCACCCAAGCCAACCTGATCGCGCCAATCATTCCCTACAACGGCACACCCGCGGTCATCCATGCCTTGCGCGGCGGACAAATCGATGCGGCCGTCGAAATTCTGGGCCCGCTCAAACCGCAAATCAACGCCAAAGCTGTGCGCCTGCTGGGCGTGATGGGTGCCAAGCGCCCCCCGGACCTGCCGCTGGTGCCGGTGGTGCGCGAACTGCCGGGTCTGAGCAGCTTCAATGTGTCATCTTGGAACGCACTGGCCGCGCCCGGCAAAACACCCCAGCCGATTGTGCAGCGCCTGCACACCGAAGTGGCCAAGATACTGACCGAGCCGGAGATGGTGCAACGCCTGGCCAGCTTCAATGTGCAAGCCCAATCCAGCACCCCGACGCAACTGGCGCAACTGCTGGACGCCGACATCCAGCGCTGGCGTGAAGTGATCCTAAAAGCAGGGATACCGCAGCAATAA
- a CDS encoding porin, giving the protein MKKTLIALAAVAATGAAFAQSTVALSGTFDLSVQNAKNDVGSATSMSKNGMASSRIQFAGTEDLGGGMKANFTCDTTLTPNAGVAYASASASASATTSFCDRIGLVGVQGGFGRVDLGGDYTPLFRITGIADPFGTNGVGSWYNLGGVIARGVDLATTSISSGVYVQGLTNASLASPWYASAAAASAASGARLTESVASVNAARANNTITYSTPVFNGVQAVAMYMVDGNASTNTTGKLGAGTSLRVRYDAGPLTLAVGTQTIKHGVTTTTTANVGTTILAGSYDFGVAKATFGYQTQKLESLKGTDTILGLIVPMGANTIKASYAIKSVDTANSTGEFGAKQLALGIAHALSKRTDVYAQYARVTNDANAQYGVLTPTAGSSATAYQVGVRHAF; this is encoded by the coding sequence ATGAAAAAAACTCTGATTGCTCTGGCTGCTGTTGCTGCCACCGGCGCTGCTTTCGCACAATCCACCGTGGCTTTGTCGGGTACTTTTGACTTGAGCGTTCAAAACGCCAAGAACGACGTCGGTTCAGCCACCAGCATGTCCAAGAACGGCATGGCTTCTTCGCGTATCCAGTTCGCTGGCACCGAAGACCTGGGCGGCGGCATGAAAGCCAACTTCACATGCGACACCACTTTGACGCCCAATGCTGGCGTTGCTTACGCTAGCGCCTCTGCTTCTGCATCAGCAACCACCAGCTTCTGCGACCGTATTGGCTTGGTCGGCGTTCAAGGTGGCTTTGGTCGCGTTGACTTGGGTGGTGACTACACCCCCCTGTTCCGCATCACCGGCATCGCTGATCCCTTCGGCACCAACGGCGTTGGCAGCTGGTACAACCTGGGCGGTGTCATTGCTCGTGGCGTAGACTTGGCCACCACTAGCATCAGCTCTGGTGTTTATGTGCAAGGCTTAACCAACGCGTCTCTGGCCAGCCCTTGGTACGCCAGCGCTGCTGCTGCCAGCGCTGCCAGCGGTGCACGTTTAACCGAATCTGTTGCCAGCGTGAACGCAGCCCGTGCCAACAACACCATCACTTACAGCACTCCCGTGTTCAATGGTGTTCAAGCTGTTGCCATGTACATGGTCGACGGTAACGCCAGCACCAACACAACTGGCAAGCTGGGTGCAGGTACTTCCTTGCGCGTTCGTTACGATGCAGGTCCTCTGACTTTGGCTGTGGGTACACAGACCATCAAGCACGGCGTCACAACCACCACAACTGCCAACGTGGGCACCACCATCTTGGCTGGTAGCTATGACTTCGGCGTTGCCAAGGCAACTTTTGGTTACCAGACTCAAAAGCTGGAAAGCCTCAAGGGCACAGACACCATCTTGGGTCTGATTGTGCCCATGGGTGCCAACACCATCAAGGCCAGCTACGCCATCAAGTCGGTTGACACAGCCAATAGCACTGGCGAGTTCGGTGCCAAGCAGTTGGCCTTGGGCATTGCTCACGCTCTGAGCAAGCGCACTGACGTTTACGCACAATACGCTCGCGTGACCAACGATGCCAACGCTCAGTATGGTGTGTTGACTCCTACAGCTGGCTCGTCTGCCACTGCTTACCAAGTCGGCGTGCGCCACGCTTTCTAA
- the coq7 gene encoding 2-polyprenyl-3-methyl-6-methoxy-1,4-benzoquinone monooxygenase, with the protein MNTHALILAADSALRTLWAEPRASRPMPLAATAELALTDAERREAAALMRVNHVGEVCAQALYTGQALACKDPALRAQLAEASREETDHLAWTHQRLQDLKDRPSLLNPLWYAGAFAIGYAAGKLGGDKVSLGFVVETERQVEAHLQSHMDRLPAADSASRAIVAQMKADEMAHAQMAMQAGAVELPGPVKAMMQMASKVMTTVAHRV; encoded by the coding sequence ATGAACACCCACGCTTTGATCCTGGCCGCTGACAGCGCTTTGCGCACCCTGTGGGCCGAGCCCCGTGCCAGCCGCCCCATGCCCTTGGCTGCCACTGCCGAGTTGGCATTGACCGATGCCGAGCGACGCGAGGCGGCTGCCTTGATGCGCGTGAACCATGTGGGTGAGGTCTGCGCCCAGGCGCTGTACACCGGGCAGGCGCTGGCCTGCAAAGACCCGGCCTTGCGTGCCCAGCTGGCCGAGGCGAGCCGGGAAGAGACGGACCACCTGGCCTGGACCCACCAGCGGCTCCAAGACCTGAAAGACCGCCCCTCTCTTTTGAACCCCCTGTGGTACGCGGGGGCCTTTGCCATTGGCTATGCCGCCGGCAAACTGGGTGGCGACAAAGTGAGCCTGGGGTTTGTGGTCGAAACCGAGCGGCAGGTGGAGGCGCACCTGCAAAGTCACATGGACCGCTTGCCTGCCGCCGACAGCGCCTCGCGCGCCATCGTGGCGCAAATGAAAGCCGATGAAATGGCCCATGCCCAGATGGCCATGCAGGCCGGGGCGGTCGAGCTGCCCGGCCCCGTCAAGGCCATGATGCAGATGGCGTCCAAGGTGATGACCACGGTGGCGCACCGGGTTTAA
- a CDS encoding OsmC family protein, with protein MECTVTWTGAAGTRSGMGFVAETGSGHVVNMDGAPDAAKPENGGQNLAPRPMEMLLAGTGGCTAYDVVLILKRGRHDVRGCSVKISSQRAEVDPKVFTQINMHFTVTAKGVPASAVERAIAMSHDKYCSASIMLGKTAEITTSFEVVELA; from the coding sequence ATGGAATGCACAGTCACCTGGACCGGCGCGGCCGGTACCCGTTCGGGCATGGGCTTTGTGGCCGAAACTGGCTCGGGCCATGTGGTCAACATGGACGGTGCGCCAGACGCCGCCAAGCCCGAAAACGGTGGCCAGAACCTGGCCCCGCGTCCGATGGAAATGCTTTTGGCCGGTACAGGCGGCTGCACGGCCTATGACGTGGTGCTCATCCTCAAGCGCGGCAGGCACGATGTGCGTGGCTGCAGCGTGAAAATCAGCAGCCAACGCGCCGAGGTGGACCCCAAAGTCTTCACCCAGATCAACATGCATTTCACCGTCACTGCCAAAGGCGTGCCCGCCAGCGCGGTCGAGCGGGCCATTGCCATGAGCCACGACAAATACTGCTCGGCCAGCATCATGCTGGGCAAAACAGCAGAAATCACGACCAGTTTTGAGGTGGTGGAACTGGCTTGA
- the ilvA gene encoding threonine ammonia-lyase, biosynthetic, translated as MSAIAPDMKTPDLNPADYLIKILNAKVYDVANESALETAKNLSRRLGNLVLLKREDQQPVHSFKLRGAYNKMAHLSPEQLKKGVICASAGNHAQGVALSASKLGSRAIIVMPTTTPQVKIDAVKGFGGDVVLHGDSYSDAYNHALTLQKKQGLAFVHPFDDPDVIAGQGTIAMEMLSQHQGPLDAVFVAIGGGGLISGVANYIKAVRPGVKVIGVQMNDSNAMIQSVTAQQRVTLSDVGLFSDGTAVKLVGEETFRVASNLVDEYMTVDTDAVCAAIKDIFVDTRSIVEPAGALAVAAIKQYVAAHKCKGQTFAAILCGANMNFDRLRFVAERAEVGEEKEALFAVTIPEERGSFKRFLELIGSLPGGPRNVTEFNYRMSDSDQAHVFLGLSTHGKGESSKITAKFNKHQFKAIDLTHDELAKEHIRHMVGGHSALSQDERLLRFEFPERPGALLKFLSLMRPGWNISLFHYRNQGADYGRILVGLQVPPTDNKAFDKFLKTLGYPYAEETDNPVYRLFLRGQIQA; from the coding sequence ATGTCCGCCATCGCACCGGACATGAAGACCCCAGACCTGAACCCCGCCGATTACCTGATCAAGATCTTGAATGCCAAGGTCTACGACGTGGCCAACGAATCGGCCCTAGAAACCGCCAAAAACCTGTCGCGCCGCTTGGGCAACCTGGTGCTGCTCAAGCGCGAAGACCAGCAGCCTGTGCACAGCTTCAAACTGCGTGGGGCCTACAACAAGATGGCTCACCTGAGCCCTGAGCAGCTCAAAAAAGGCGTGATCTGTGCCTCGGCGGGCAACCACGCACAAGGCGTGGCCCTGAGCGCCAGCAAGTTGGGCTCGCGCGCCATCATCGTGATGCCCACCACGACGCCGCAGGTCAAGATCGATGCGGTCAAGGGCTTTGGGGGGGATGTGGTGTTGCATGGCGACAGCTACTCTGACGCTTACAACCACGCCCTGACTTTGCAAAAAAAGCAGGGTCTGGCCTTTGTACACCCCTTTGACGACCCGGACGTGATCGCGGGCCAGGGCACGATTGCCATGGAAATGCTGAGCCAGCACCAGGGGCCGCTCGACGCGGTGTTTGTGGCCATTGGCGGCGGCGGCCTGATCAGCGGCGTGGCCAACTACATCAAGGCGGTGCGCCCAGGCGTCAAGGTGATTGGTGTGCAGATGAACGACTCCAACGCCATGATCCAGTCGGTGACGGCCCAACAGCGCGTGACCTTGTCCGATGTGGGCCTGTTTTCGGACGGCACGGCCGTGAAGCTGGTGGGCGAAGAGACCTTCCGCGTGGCCAGCAACTTGGTGGACGAGTACATGACGGTGGACACCGACGCGGTGTGCGCAGCCATCAAGGACATTTTTGTGGACACGCGCTCCATCGTGGAGCCTGCTGGCGCACTGGCCGTGGCCGCCATCAAGCAGTATGTGGCCGCGCACAAATGCAAGGGCCAGACCTTTGCGGCCATTTTGTGCGGCGCCAACATGAACTTTGACCGCCTGCGCTTTGTGGCCGAACGCGCCGAAGTGGGCGAAGAAAAGGAAGCCCTGTTTGCCGTGACCATCCCGGAAGAACGTGGCAGCTTCAAGCGCTTTTTGGAGCTGATCGGCAGCTTGCCGGGCGGCCCGCGCAATGTGACGGAGTTCAACTACCGCATGAGCGATTCGGACCAGGCCCATGTGTTTCTCGGCCTGAGCACCCACGGCAAAGGCGAAAGCAGCAAGATCACGGCCAAATTCAACAAGCATCAGTTCAAGGCGATTGACCTGACGCACGACGAGCTGGCCAAAGAGCACATCCGCCACATGGTGGGCGGGCACTCGGCGCTGTCACAAGACGAGCGCCTGCTGCGCTTTGAGTTCCCCGAGCGACCCGGCGCCTTGCTCAAGTTTTTGAGCCTGATGCGCCCAGGCTGGAACATCAGCCTCTTCCACTACCGCAACCAGGGCGCCGACTACGGCCGCATTCTGGTGGGCCTGCAGGTGCCGCCCACAGACAACAAGGCCTTTGACAAGTTCCTCAAAACGCTGGGTTATCCGTATGCGGAAGAGACGGACAACCCGGTTTATCGCTTGTTTTTAAGAGGGCAGATTCAAGCTTGA
- a CDS encoding type II secretion system protein N — MLTFSLPKRSPQTVLSLVTASVWLLAAAGVAYWALHWPKAEPTLATAAPVALNPLTDLQGPVARALGQPTNPAASPAPQTRSAYTLIGVIASPSGQGSALIATNGQPPQAYRVGQTLQDGWTLVSLTARQARLKSSDTDILLELPAADGP, encoded by the coding sequence ATGTTGACATTTTCACTGCCCAAACGGTCTCCCCAAACCGTTTTGTCCCTTGTCACCGCCTCGGTCTGGCTGCTGGCAGCAGCCGGCGTGGCGTATTGGGCACTGCATTGGCCCAAGGCAGAACCCACCCTGGCGACGGCAGCGCCTGTCGCTTTGAACCCGCTCACGGACTTGCAAGGGCCCGTGGCCAGGGCCTTGGGGCAGCCCACCAACCCAGCGGCCAGTCCGGCGCCCCAGACCCGCAGCGCCTACACATTGATCGGCGTGATCGCCAGCCCCTCCGGACAAGGCAGCGCCCTGATCGCCACCAACGGCCAGCCCCCCCAGGCCTATCGCGTGGGCCAAACCCTTCAAGACGGCTGGACCCTCGTGTCCTTGACCGCCAGACAAGCCCGTCTGAAGTCCTCGGACACTGATATCCTGCTCGAGCTTCCTGCCGCAGACGGCCCTTGA
- the gspG gene encoding type II secretion system major pseudopilin GspG: MDNMTTELTNKARQQRGFTLIELMVVLAIIGVLAALIVPNVLGRADDARITAARTDVGNLMQALKLYKLDNQRFPTGEQGLNALTLKPTTEPVPGNWKPYLDKLPNDPWGRPYQYINPGIKGEVDVLSFGADGQAGGEGNNADIGSWQ, from the coding sequence ATGGACAACATGACCACAGAATTGACAAACAAAGCACGCCAGCAACGGGGCTTCACCTTGATCGAGCTGATGGTGGTGCTGGCCATCATTGGCGTGTTGGCAGCGCTGATCGTGCCCAACGTGCTCGGCCGCGCCGACGACGCCCGCATCACGGCTGCGCGCACCGATGTGGGCAACCTGATGCAGGCGCTCAAGCTGTACAAGCTGGACAACCAACGGTTTCCAACCGGGGAGCAGGGGCTCAACGCCCTCACGCTCAAACCCACCACCGAGCCCGTGCCCGGCAACTGGAAGCCGTATCTGGACAAACTGCCCAATGACCCCTGGGGCCGCCCCTACCAATACATCAACCCCGGCATCAAGGGTGAGGTGGATGTGCTGTCCTTTGGCGCTGACGGTCAAGCCGGCGGCGAGGGCAACAATGCAGACATCGGCAGCTGGCAGTAA
- a CDS encoding prepilin-type N-terminal cleavage/methylation domain-containing protein, with protein sequence MQTSAAGSKRLPDPARGFTLLELLVVVALIAVATAGVRFSLQGSADSALERDAERLANLLETARAQARANGSAVVWRAQSRGDSQGFVFEGLPPPGLPRDWLAASTRAAPGTAVTLGPEPLMAPRAVSLFSSTRPERQLWVVTDGLRPFRVQNTAQPVLP encoded by the coding sequence ATGCAGACATCGGCAGCTGGCAGTAAACGCCTGCCAGACCCAGCCCGAGGCTTTACCCTGCTGGAGTTGCTGGTGGTGGTGGCCTTGATCGCGGTGGCCACGGCGGGTGTGCGTTTCTCGCTGCAAGGCAGTGCAGACAGCGCCCTGGAGCGCGATGCCGAACGTCTGGCCAATCTGCTCGAAACGGCACGCGCCCAGGCCCGTGCCAACGGCTCGGCTGTGGTCTGGCGCGCGCAGAGCCGAGGGGACTCTCAGGGTTTTGTTTTCGAAGGTTTGCCGCCACCGGGCCTGCCCCGCGACTGGTTGGCGGCGTCCACCCGTGCTGCGCCCGGGACCGCCGTGACGCTGGGGCCAGAGCCCTTGATGGCACCACGGGCCGTGTCTTTGTTCAGCAGCACGCGGCCCGAGCGGCAGCTGTGGGTGGTGACCGATGGCCTGCGGCCTTTCAGGGTTCAAAACACAGCGCAGCCGGTGTTGCCATGA
- the gspI gene encoding type II secretion system minor pseudopilin GspI, whose translation MSQRGFTLIEVLVALGITAVALMAGLKATGSLSRNADRQTVTMLGQICADNELIALRLRRQLPDTGNRSVECMQAGRVLQVDVSVRPTPNPNFRRVDARVLDQGDHVLQVSTVMGRN comes from the coding sequence ATGAGCCAACGCGGCTTCACGCTGATCGAAGTGCTGGTGGCACTCGGCATCACGGCTGTGGCCTTGATGGCCGGCTTGAAGGCGACAGGCTCGCTCAGCCGCAATGCCGATCGCCAGACGGTGACTATGCTGGGGCAAATCTGCGCAGACAACGAGCTCATTGCCTTGCGGCTGCGCAGGCAACTGCCCGACACAGGCAACCGCAGCGTCGAGTGCATGCAAGCGGGGCGTGTGCTGCAAGTGGATGTGTCGGTGCGGCCCACGCCCAACCCCAACTTCAGGCGCGTGGATGCGCGGGTGCTGGACCAGGGCGACCACGTGCTTCAGGTCTCTACCGTGATGGGGCGCAACTGA
- a CDS encoding type II secretion system protein J, producing the protein MHANQQSRGFTLIEVLVAIGVMALMAWMAWRGLDGMLRTQSSLQTRSDEVRTLQAGLAQWQTDLDQMAELAGTSSWDWDGKVLRLTRRSVEAPETSTGAQPSVQVVAWTWRNNPGRPGGGDWQRWQSGALTQRQNWQNAWALAQQWSQTPDDLTRAGQVQIHPLGGWQLFVHRGGSWTNPLSSDATTGGTAISGSAPDGVRLVLTLPPGAAGSGVLSMDWVRPTLSGAPP; encoded by the coding sequence ATGCACGCCAACCAACAAAGCCGCGGCTTCACGCTGATCGAGGTGCTGGTGGCCATCGGCGTGATGGCTTTGATGGCTTGGATGGCATGGCGCGGACTCGACGGCATGCTGCGCACGCAAAGCAGTTTGCAAACGCGGTCGGACGAGGTCCGCACCTTGCAAGCGGGTTTGGCCCAGTGGCAGACGGACCTCGACCAAATGGCCGAGTTAGCGGGCACCTCCAGTTGGGACTGGGATGGCAAAGTGCTGCGCCTGACACGGCGCAGCGTTGAGGCGCCCGAAACCAGCACCGGTGCGCAGCCCAGCGTGCAGGTGGTCGCTTGGACTTGGCGCAACAATCCCGGTCGCCCCGGCGGGGGCGACTGGCAACGCTGGCAATCCGGGGCGCTGACCCAGCGACAAAATTGGCAAAACGCCTGGGCTCTGGCACAGCAATGGAGCCAGACACCGGACGACCTCACGCGTGCCGGACAGGTGCAGATTCACCCCCTGGGGGGTTGGCAATTGTTTGTGCACCGGGGCGGCAGCTGGACCAACCCCTTGTCCAGTGACGCCACCACCGGTGGCACGGCCATCAGCGGCTCAGCGCCCGATGGGGTTCGCTTGGTCCTGACCCTGCCGCCCGGCGCTGCAGGCTCGGGTGTGCTGAGCATGGACTGGGTGCGCCCCACCCTCTCGGGAGCGCCCCCATGA
- the gspK gene encoding type II secretion system minor pseudopilin GspK has protein sequence MKRPLDHATPQRQQGAALLMAMLTVALVTTLASAALWQQWRQVEIEIAERGRSQTAWMMTGALDWTRLILREDAVSAQGKGVDHLGEPWALPVQESKLSTFLSQDQPWREGDAEVFLSGQITDAQSRMNVMNLIEDNKVSPPMLARFAALFERLNLPLDELQNLATQLQAAMPVKAELNAKPSTATANTALMPQQTAQLLWLGLSPRSLAALEPYITVLPEATPVNLNTASAEVLSASVPGLDLASARQAVARRQQRHWASLDAAREALGPAGRQLSDRQHSIQSRFFEVNGRMRIDRVVQQERSLVRRDGQQVSMVWRVKSPQQRLNTPLQ, from the coding sequence ATGAAGCGGCCTCTTGACCACGCCACACCCCAGCGCCAGCAGGGTGCCGCCTTGCTCATGGCCATGCTCACGGTGGCCTTGGTCACCACGCTGGCCAGTGCCGCCTTGTGGCAGCAATGGCGACAAGTCGAAATCGAAATCGCCGAGCGTGGCCGCAGCCAGACGGCCTGGATGATGACGGGCGCTCTGGACTGGACCCGCTTGATCCTGCGCGAGGACGCTGTGTCGGCCCAAGGCAAGGGAGTTGACCACTTGGGAGAGCCTTGGGCTTTGCCGGTGCAAGAGTCCAAGTTGTCGACCTTTTTGTCGCAAGACCAGCCATGGCGCGAAGGCGATGCCGAAGTGTTTTTGTCGGGCCAGATCACCGATGCCCAATCGCGCATGAATGTGATGAACCTGATCGAGGACAACAAGGTGTCGCCCCCCATGCTGGCCCGTTTTGCCGCCTTGTTTGAACGCCTGAACTTGCCCCTGGATGAACTGCAAAATTTGGCCACCCAACTGCAAGCGGCCATGCCAGTCAAGGCCGAACTCAACGCCAAACCCTCCACGGCCACCGCCAACACCGCCTTGATGCCGCAGCAAACTGCTCAGCTGCTGTGGCTGGGGCTGAGTCCCCGCAGCTTGGCGGCCTTGGAGCCCTACATCACCGTGCTGCCCGAAGCCACGCCTGTGAACCTGAACACCGCATCGGCCGAGGTGCTGTCGGCCAGCGTGCCCGGGCTGGACCTGGCCTCTGCCCGCCAAGCGGTTGCAAGGCGCCAGCAACGGCACTGGGCCAGCCTTGACGCTGCACGCGAAGCACTGGGCCCCGCGGGCCGACAACTGAGCGACAGGCAACACAGCATTCAGAGCCGCTTCTTCGAAGTCAACGGCCGCATGCGCATTGACCGTGTGGTCCAACAAGAACGCTCGCTGGTGCGGCGCGATGGCCAACAAGTCAGCATGGTGTGGCGGGTCAAAAGCCCGCAACAACGGTTGAACACGCCTCTACAATGA
- the gspL gene encoding type II secretion system protein GspL: MRTLIVQLPLGLPSPSLTYPHAVVDAEPGAQQGAMQWATANLLPTADRQTEVVALVPAGLLSWHPVELPPGLHKQAARLPLALQGLLEDRLLDDPAQLHMALQPDWNHTPRPWVAVCDRGWLSAHLQALEQAGLTVHRIVPELNPSSALPLGAQWQLTALGDTETGWLWMTHPDRGVWGHALQGLGGTSQGLGLAEVDRQSIDIQAEPGVVAWASQWADTPARLMFPGQHWRAAVAADWDLAQFEFKANSRSRQIKIWQRAASTFWHDAAWRPVRWGVWALLAGQLIGFNAWAWKTRADWQAQQQSWAQVLRETFPKTQVVVDAPLQMAKEVERLRQASGQLHAGDLESMLGSLGQALPAGVTAPGQWTYQPGQLRLQNFKPGLAQQQALQTALAARGYRWRADGEAWLMTLAPSVQAKP; the protein is encoded by the coding sequence ATGCGCACCCTGATTGTTCAATTGCCGCTTGGCCTGCCCAGCCCCAGCCTGACGTACCCCCACGCGGTCGTCGACGCTGAGCCCGGTGCACAACAGGGGGCCATGCAATGGGCCACGGCCAACCTGTTGCCCACGGCAGACCGGCAAACCGAGGTGGTCGCTTTGGTCCCTGCCGGACTGCTCTCATGGCACCCAGTGGAATTGCCACCCGGACTGCACAAACAAGCCGCTCGCCTGCCATTGGCCTTGCAAGGGTTGCTGGAAGACCGCCTGCTGGACGATCCGGCCCAGTTGCACATGGCCTTGCAGCCTGACTGGAACCACACCCCGCGCCCATGGGTGGCCGTGTGCGATCGCGGCTGGCTCAGCGCCCATTTGCAAGCGCTGGAGCAAGCGGGCCTGACCGTGCACCGCATCGTGCCCGAACTCAATCCTTCCTCTGCCCTGCCCTTGGGCGCCCAGTGGCAACTGACCGCCTTGGGCGATACCGAGACAGGTTGGCTCTGGATGACCCACCCCGACCGTGGTGTTTGGGGGCATGCCCTACAAGGACTGGGAGGGACGAGCCAAGGCCTTGGCCTTGCTGAAGTGGACCGACAAAGCATCGACATCCAAGCCGAACCCGGTGTGGTGGCGTGGGCCAGCCAATGGGCTGACACCCCAGCGCGGCTGATGTTTCCGGGCCAACACTGGCGGGCAGCGGTCGCGGCCGACTGGGATCTGGCGCAATTTGAGTTCAAGGCCAACAGCCGTTCACGCCAAATCAAAATCTGGCAACGCGCTGCCAGCACGTTTTGGCACGACGCTGCTTGGCGCCCCGTGCGCTGGGGGGTATGGGCCTTGTTGGCGGGTCAGCTGATCGGGTTCAATGCCTGGGCCTGGAAAACACGCGCCGACTGGCAAGCACAGCAGCAAAGCTGGGCCCAAGTTTTGCGTGAAACTTTTCCAAAAACACAGGTCGTGGTGGATGCCCCCTTGCAAATGGCCAAAGAAGTCGAGCGGCTGCGTCAGGCGTCCGGTCAACTCCATGCCGGTGACCTGGAGTCCATGCTCGGCAGCCTGGGCCAAGCCCTGCCTGCCGGCGTCACGGCCCCTGGCCAATGGACTTACCAGCCAGGTCAGTTGCGCTTGCAAAACTTCAAGCCCGGCCTTGCGCAACAACAGGCCTTGCAAACAGCACTGGCTGCGCGCGGCTACCGTTGGCGCGCCGATGGCGAGGCCTGGCTGATGACCCTCGCCCCTTCTGTGCAGGCCAAGCCATGA
- the gspM gene encoding type II secretion system protein GspM, whose product MSRHTPANPMLAALQPFWLQRTPREKQLLRLAGALGVLVALWQLALAPAWQTWQEAPAQQARLDAQTQTMQQLKVQAQSLQTPQAISRVESVQWLESNLAELGPGSKVSVQGERATLSLDAAPAEALARWLSLARERALAMPEQAQLQSGAAPAAATPANSPALLRGTLVLRLP is encoded by the coding sequence ATGAGCCGTCACACCCCCGCAAACCCCATGCTTGCCGCCTTGCAGCCGTTCTGGCTGCAACGCACCCCGCGCGAAAAACAACTCTTGCGCCTGGCGGGCGCCCTGGGGGTGCTGGTCGCGCTCTGGCAACTGGCGCTGGCACCGGCTTGGCAGACCTGGCAAGAAGCCCCGGCGCAGCAAGCACGGCTGGATGCACAAACCCAGACCATGCAACAGCTCAAGGTGCAAGCCCAAAGCCTGCAAACGCCCCAGGCGATCAGCCGAGTCGAATCGGTCCAATGGCTTGAAAGCAATCTGGCTGAATTGGGCCCCGGCAGCAAAGTCAGCGTGCAAGGCGAGCGCGCCACACTGAGCCTGGACGCCGCACCGGCAGAGGCTTTGGCGCGCTGGCTCAGCTTGGCGCGAGAGCGGGCCCTGGCCATGCCCGAGCAAGCCCAACTGCAATCAGGCGCTGCACCGGCAGCGGCCACCCCTGCCAACAGCCCCGCGCTGCTGCGCGGCACTTTGGTGTTGCGCTTGCCATGA